The DNA window AATTTCCCTGTCATAATACGCACACCCAAGCAGATCTGCCATCCGCTTTCCCAACTCCCGGCCACCACTTCCAAATTCCCGGCTAATCGTAATAATCCTCATATATCTCTTCCTTTCATTGAAACTATGCTTTATAATCCGAAACCGGATTTCAACAGTATAATCCGATTTCGGATTTTTGTCAATACCATTTTTTTCTGTTGTAACATCCCATCCTGGCAGGGAATCCAAAAGTTAAGAAAAATTTCAGACATCCAAATCCTGAACCATGTATAATAAAATGCAAAGGAGGATTCAGTCATGGTTGATGGAAGTATTTTAATGATTGAGGATGATGCGGATATACGTGAAGGTGTACGGGTACTGCTGGAAAGTGAGGGGTATTCCGTCACAGAAGCCGAATCCGGAAATCAGGGTTTATGTATGTTAAATAGTGAGACCGATCTGGTAATACTGGATATCATGATGCCTGGCATCTCTGGAATCCGGACCTGCAAAGAAATACGAAAGGTGTCGAATGTTCCCATTCTTTTTCTGACTGCAAAGGCCCAGGAGTCCGATAAGCTGCTGGGACTCATGGCCGGCGGGGATGATTATCTCCCGAAACCATTTTCCTATGCTGAACTTTTGGGACGGGTGAAAGCACTGCTGAGACGGTATCAGGTCTACCAGGGGAAAAACACGTCTCATCCCCCTCAAAACGGGCTTTGGCTGGAGAGAAAGGGGATTCGTGTCTCCACTACCGGCAATAACGTACAGATTGATGGGGCTGAAGTCGAATTATCCGAGATAGAATATCAGATACTGCGTTTATTGATACAATATCCAGATAAAATCTTTACAACTCAGAATCTCTACGAGAGTGTGTGGAACGAGCCGTTCTTTTACACTTCTAACAACACAGTGATGGTCCACATCCGTAAGCTTCGCCGGAAAATAGAGAAAAACCCACAGCATCCGGAACGGATCTGCACTGTATGGGGAAAGGGGTATCGAATTGGGTAAAATTTTCACCGCGATTGAACAAGCGGTAAAAAAACATACTGAGAGTCTGGTTGGCAAACTGGTTTTCCTTTTATTTGCAGGAATGATGGCCGGTTTCTTCTTTTTCGGTGCCCTTCATATGACGCTGAATGCCGGGCTGGCTTATTACTTTAATAATTCCTCTTATTTAAGGCGCAGGGAGGCCAGGGCTGTTCAGGAACTGCAAAATTATATTACCCAAAAGGAACTTACCCCTTATGACAGTCAGGAATTGTCTAAATGGGTAAAGGACGAAACTGTCGTATATCTGGAAATTTACCGGAACAACCGGCTTTTATATGCTTCTGAAAACTGGGATGACACAATATTGTACGAAACTGACACCGGTTCTTATAAAAATAAATACCACTCCCTGTCTTTTTCTGACGGGGACGCAGATATCTTTTTGTTAGGCATGTATGAATACCAGTTTTATACCTATGCGCTGATAGCAGAACTATTGTCCGGTTTTTTTGTATCTCTCCTTGTTTTTATAAACGGCATCCGGCGTGGAATCCAATACATCCAGGATTTAAGGGCTGAAATTGCCATTATGGAAGGCGGTTGTCTTGAACGCATGATTCCTGTAAAAGGAAGAGACGAACTTGCGGAACTTGCCGGTGGGCTTGAGCAGCTTCGCTGCTCCCTGAAAGAAAATATAGAGAATGAAACTGCCTTAAAACAGGCCAACCAAAAACTGACCACAGGCATCGCCCATGATCTCCGGACACCGCTTACTGCTCTGACGATGTATGTGCAGATCCTCCAGTCCGGCGTCTGCAAGAAGGAGGAGAAAAAACAGTATTATCTGGACAAAATCATGTCAAAAGCTGTGCAGATGAAAGTTCTTTCCGACAGACTGTTTGAGCACAGCCAGATGAAAGACAGGAAAGAAGGAAGGGAGCAGGAAGAAATCCTTACCTTGCAGGAGGCTTTCATGGATCACCTTTCAGAGATAGCAATGCTCCTGGAAAATCGCGGTTTTCAAATCCGCTCGGATTTGAGCTGGCAATCAGTTCCTGTCATTGTACGCATGGACTATCTTGCAAGGATTATGGATAACATCTGCTCCAACCTGATTAAATATGCAGATCCAGGGAAATCCGTCACCTTCCGAATCGTATGTGACGATTCTATGGCAGGACTGGAAATCACGAACCAAATTAAACGGCAAAATGCTCAGGTTGAAAGCACCCGGGTGGGAATGGATAATATCAGGCACATGATGAAACAAATGAATGGAATCTGTCAGGTGGGTATGGATCAGGAATCCTACAGGATAAGGATTCTATTCCCTTGCCCTTCTCTCAATCATTCCGAATCGCAGCCAGCGGACTCAGCTTCATCGCCCTCAATGCAGGAAAAAAGCCGGCAGTAACCCCCACCATCACGGAAAAGGCAATGGCGGCCAGCGACAGCCATCCCGGAATGCGTGGGATAGTTCCTCCCATCCCGATTCCAGCTGCC is part of the [Clostridium] symbiosum genome and encodes:
- a CDS encoding response regulator transcription factor; this translates as MVDGSILMIEDDADIREGVRVLLESEGYSVTEAESGNQGLCMLNSETDLVILDIMMPGISGIRTCKEIRKVSNVPILFLTAKAQESDKLLGLMAGGDDYLPKPFSYAELLGRVKALLRRYQVYQGKNTSHPPQNGLWLERKGIRVSTTGNNVQIDGAEVELSEIEYQILRLLIQYPDKIFTTQNLYESVWNEPFFYTSNNTVMVHIRKLRRKIEKNPQHPERICTVWGKGYRIG
- a CDS encoding HAMP domain-containing sensor histidine kinase, whose amino-acid sequence is MGKIFTAIEQAVKKHTESLVGKLVFLLFAGMMAGFFFFGALHMTLNAGLAYYFNNSSYLRRREARAVQELQNYITQKELTPYDSQELSKWVKDETVVYLEIYRNNRLLYASENWDDTILYETDTGSYKNKYHSLSFSDGDADIFLLGMYEYQFYTYALIAELLSGFFVSLLVFINGIRRGIQYIQDLRAEIAIMEGGCLERMIPVKGRDELAELAGGLEQLRCSLKENIENETALKQANQKLTTGIAHDLRTPLTALTMYVQILQSGVCKKEEKKQYYLDKIMSKAVQMKVLSDRLFEHSQMKDRKEGREQEEILTLQEAFMDHLSEIAMLLENRGFQIRSDLSWQSVPVIVRMDYLARIMDNICSNLIKYADPGKSVTFRIVCDDSMAGLEITNQIKRQNAQVESTRVGMDNIRHMMKQMNGICQVGMDQESYRIRILFPCPSLNHSESQPADSASSPSMQEKSRQ